A stretch of the Candidatus Omnitrophota bacterium genome encodes the following:
- a CDS encoding aldolase catalytic domain-containing protein produces the protein MDCTIRDGGLMNNHAFDDEVVKAVYKACAEGGIDYMEIGYKNSKRLFSADEHGAWKFCAEEDMRRVLGENDTDLKISAMADAEKCDYKEDILPRKDSVLDMIRVACYVHQIPLALDMIKDAHDKGYETTINMMAVSIVPEREIDEALELLAKSEVETFYVVDSFGALYSEQAHFLLDKYMKYAKPAGKQVGMHAHNNQQLAFANTVEAVIKGATMLDASMAGLGRGAGNCLTELLMGFLHNPKYRLRPVLKCIQETIEPMRQDLMWGFDIPYMLTGQMNQHPRTAIKFNAGEERGNYVRFLDMMSDEE, from the coding sequence ATGGACTGTACCATTCGCGACGGCGGCTTGATGAACAACCATGCCTTTGATGACGAGGTAGTGAAAGCTGTTTACAAGGCCTGCGCCGAGGGCGGGATCGATTATATGGAGATCGGGTATAAGAACTCCAAGCGACTTTTTTCTGCGGATGAGCACGGGGCTTGGAAATTCTGCGCTGAGGAAGATATGCGCCGTGTCCTGGGCGAAAACGATACGGATCTCAAGATTTCAGCCATGGCAGATGCGGAAAAATGCGATTACAAGGAAGACATCTTGCCGCGGAAAGACAGTGTGCTGGATATGATCCGGGTGGCCTGCTATGTGCACCAAATTCCGCTGGCTCTGGACATGATCAAGGATGCCCACGACAAGGGCTATGAAACGACGATCAATATGATGGCGGTGTCGATTGTTCCGGAACGGGAAATTGATGAAGCGCTGGAGCTTTTGGCGAAGTCCGAGGTGGAAACATTTTATGTGGTTGATAGTTTTGGCGCTTTGTACAGCGAGCAGGCCCATTTTCTTTTGGACAAGTACATGAAGTATGCCAAGCCTGCCGGCAAACAGGTGGGTATGCACGCGCACAATAACCAGCAGCTCGCCTTTGCGAATACCGTGGAAGCGGTCATCAAGGGAGCGACGATGTTGGATGCCAGCATGGCGGGCCTTGGCCGCGGAGCAGGGAATTGCTTAACCGAGCTCCTGATGGGCTTTCTGCATAACCCCAAATACCGTCTCCGGCCGGTTCTCAAATGCATCCAGGAGACGATCGAGCCCATGCGCCAAGACCTGATGTGGGGCTTCGATATTCCGTATATGCTGACGGGTCAAATGAATCAGCATCCGCGTACAGCCATCAAGTTTAACGCCGGCGAGGAAAGGGGCAATTATGTCCGCTTCCTCGACATGATGAGCGACGAGGAATAG